In a genomic window of Azotosporobacter soli:
- a CDS encoding nitrogenase component 1 has product MNDELKHCRNVNENPCNMCMPMGGILALKGIESSMVILHGSQGCSTYMRRHIAEHFNEPVDVASSSLNEKGTIYGGESNLKQAIDNVRKVYEPKLIGILNTCLAETIGEDVERIADSYSAQQDAASPLLVSAATPGYGGSHAEGYFFTLRRIVEQLAEPVERHSKVNIILPNLSPADIREIKRILQLLQVDYILYPDISDTLDRPFLPRYTKLAQGGTPLADIKAMSGSVATIQMGMTVEDKYSPGQYLADAFGVPLYNIPLPIGLKNTDLFLECLQQQAAAQRVPLELQQERGRLLDGMIDSHKYNFQKRSVIFGEPEIVYAVAKTCLENGLFPVVIATGSKTTRLDALLRSELAASPDECTILNETDFAAIRQTAKEAEAVIAIGHSDGRYLEERQGIPLIRLGFPIHDRVGGQRLLSVGYRGTAVFLDRITNTLLEKRQKNYRRSLYETFYQEATEERRGDQCD; this is encoded by the coding sequence GTGAATGATGAATTAAAACATTGCCGCAATGTAAATGAAAATCCCTGCAACATGTGCATGCCGATGGGCGGGATTTTAGCGCTGAAAGGCATTGAAAGCAGCATGGTCATCCTGCACGGCTCACAAGGCTGCAGCACCTATATGCGTCGCCACATTGCCGAACATTTTAACGAACCGGTGGATGTTGCCTCTTCCTCGTTAAATGAAAAAGGTACGATCTACGGCGGCGAAAGCAACTTGAAACAGGCAATTGATAATGTCCGGAAAGTCTACGAGCCGAAACTGATCGGCATATTAAACACTTGTTTGGCGGAAACGATTGGCGAAGATGTGGAGCGGATTGCCGATAGTTATTCAGCGCAACAGGACGCGGCCAGTCCGCTGCTTGTCAGTGCGGCAACGCCGGGTTACGGCGGCAGCCATGCGGAAGGCTATTTTTTCACGCTGCGCCGGATCGTTGAGCAACTGGCTGAACCGGTTGAGCGGCACAGTAAAGTCAATATCATCCTGCCCAATCTCAGTCCGGCCGACATCCGGGAAATCAAACGTATCTTGCAATTGTTGCAGGTCGATTATATTTTGTATCCGGACATCTCCGACACGTTGGACAGGCCGTTTCTGCCGCGCTATACGAAACTTGCGCAAGGCGGAACGCCGCTCGCCGATATCAAAGCGATGAGCGGCAGCGTCGCCACGATTCAAATGGGAATGACGGTCGAAGATAAGTATTCGCCGGGCCAGTATCTGGCGGATGCGTTTGGCGTACCTCTCTACAACATACCACTGCCGATCGGGCTTAAAAACACCGATTTGTTTTTGGAGTGTCTGCAGCAACAGGCGGCCGCGCAGCGCGTGCCGCTGGAATTGCAACAGGAGCGGGGGCGTTTGCTTGACGGCATGATTGATTCGCATAAATACAATTTTCAAAAACGCAGTGTGATTTTCGGCGAACCGGAAATCGTTTATGCCGTAGCAAAAACCTGTCTGGAAAACGGTCTTTTCCCGGTTGTTATAGCTACCGGCAGCAAAACAACGCGACTCGATGCTTTGTTACGCAGCGAATTGGCAGCAAGTCCGGACGAATGCACGATTTTGAATGAAACGGATTTTGCCGCGATCCGTCAGACGGCAAAAGAGGCCGAAGCCGTAATTGCAATTGGTCATTCCGACGGACGCTATCTCGAAGAGAGACAGGGCATTCCGTTAATCCGACTTGGCTTTCCCATTCACGACCGGGTGGGTGGTCAACGCTTGCTGTCTGTAGGCTATCGGGGAACCGCCGTTTTTCTCGACAGGATAACCAATACCTTGCTGGAAAAAAGGCAGAAAAACTACCGCCGTTCGTTGTATGAAACCTTTTATCAAGAAGCGACTGAGGAAAGGCGAGGTGATCAGTGTGACTGA